In Streptantibioticus cattleyicolor NRRL 8057 = DSM 46488, a genomic segment contains:
- a CDS encoding alpha-ketoacid dehydrogenase subunit beta, producing MPVITYRQALRETLRAEMQRDEDVFLIGEEIGHFEGSYKITEGLLKEFGPRRVRDTPIAEEGFVGAAIGAAMLGLRPVVEIMTINFSLLALDQIVNHAAKIYGMFGGQCSVPMVIRTPGGGGQQLGATHSQNIELFYAFVPGLKVLAPSTPAEAAAMLRAAIRDDDPVLLLENLGLYNTKGEVPDTEEVAEIGRAAVIRPGTDITLIGYSRMAGVALQAADDLAREGISAEVVDLRSLRPLDRATIVESVRRTGSAVVAEDDWLTYGIGAEIAATIQEGAFDWLDAPVARVAMAEVPLPYAKSLETAALPSARSLATAARRTLRATGRIREGAHR from the coding sequence ATGCCCGTCATCACCTATCGTCAGGCGCTGCGCGAGACGCTGCGCGCGGAGATGCAGCGCGACGAGGACGTCTTCCTCATCGGCGAGGAGATCGGCCACTTCGAGGGCAGCTACAAGATCACCGAGGGGCTGCTCAAGGAGTTCGGGCCGCGCCGGGTGCGGGACACCCCGATCGCCGAGGAGGGGTTCGTCGGCGCCGCGATCGGCGCGGCCATGCTGGGCCTGCGGCCGGTGGTGGAGATCATGACGATCAACTTCTCGCTGCTGGCGCTGGACCAGATCGTCAACCACGCGGCGAAGATCTACGGGATGTTCGGCGGCCAGTGCAGCGTGCCGATGGTGATCCGCACCCCGGGCGGCGGCGGGCAGCAGCTCGGCGCCACCCACTCGCAGAACATCGAGCTGTTCTACGCCTTCGTCCCCGGGCTGAAGGTGCTGGCGCCCAGCACCCCGGCCGAGGCGGCGGCCATGCTGCGGGCCGCGATCCGCGACGACGACCCGGTGCTGCTGCTGGAGAACCTGGGGCTGTACAACACCAAGGGCGAGGTGCCCGACACCGAGGAGGTCGCCGAGATCGGCCGGGCCGCGGTGATCCGCCCGGGCACCGACATCACGCTGATCGGCTACTCGCGGATGGCCGGCGTCGCCCTCCAGGCCGCCGACGACCTGGCCCGGGAGGGGATCAGCGCCGAGGTGGTCGACCTGCGCAGCCTGCGTCCGCTGGACCGGGCCACGATCGTGGAGTCGGTGCGCCGGACCGGCTCGGCCGTGGTCGCCGAGGACGACTGGCTGACCTACGGCATCGGCGCGGAGATCGCCGCCACCATCCAGGAGGGCGCCTTCGACTGGCTGGACGCGCCGGTGGCCCGGGTGGCGATGGCCGAGGTGCCGCTGCCGTACGCCAAGTCCCTGGAGACCGCGGCGCTGCCGTCGGCCCGGTCCCTCGCCACCGCCGCGCGCCGCACGCTGCGCGCCACCGGCCGCATCCGCGAAGGAGCACACCGATGA
- the pdhA gene encoding pyruvate dehydrogenase (acetyl-transferring) E1 component subunit alpha, whose translation MGGRTRRGTRAEVVRSGGSYDPEDLIECARRMLLVRRFEERAAQAYTQARVGGYCHLNLGEEATVVGLTAALEPGDYLFTNYREHGYALGRGIPAGRIMAELYGRSTGVSKGWGGSMHMFDAQARLMGGYGIVGGQLPLATGAALAISYRGGAEVVMCQMGDGTTNIGAFHESLNIAALWDLPVVFAVVNNQLGMGTSVQESSAEPELHRRAAAYRINGVRVDGTDVLAVREAAREAVRLAREEHRPTLLETVSHRLRGHSVVDPARYRDPEEAARAATADPLPALRARLAADGALDDAGWEAMDAAVRQEVARAAEFAENSPHPAVETLFDHTYATPVPNSEPRLPADALFPQPL comes from the coding sequence ATGGGCGGCAGGACGAGGCGTGGAACCCGCGCCGAGGTGGTGCGGTCGGGCGGGTCGTACGACCCCGAGGACCTGATCGAGTGCGCGCGGCGGATGCTGCTGGTGCGGCGGTTCGAGGAGCGCGCGGCGCAGGCGTACACCCAGGCCAGGGTCGGCGGCTACTGCCATCTGAACCTGGGCGAGGAGGCCACCGTGGTCGGGCTGACCGCGGCGCTGGAACCGGGTGACTACCTGTTCACCAACTACCGCGAGCACGGCTACGCGCTGGGCCGCGGCATCCCGGCCGGGCGGATCATGGCCGAGCTGTACGGCCGCAGCACCGGGGTCTCCAAGGGCTGGGGCGGCTCCATGCACATGTTCGACGCGCAGGCCCGGCTGATGGGCGGGTACGGGATCGTCGGCGGGCAGCTCCCGCTGGCCACCGGGGCGGCGCTGGCCATCTCCTACCGGGGCGGCGCGGAGGTGGTGATGTGCCAGATGGGCGACGGCACCACCAACATCGGCGCCTTCCACGAGTCGCTCAACATCGCCGCGCTGTGGGACCTGCCGGTGGTCTTCGCGGTGGTCAACAACCAGCTGGGGATGGGCACTTCGGTCCAGGAGTCGTCGGCCGAGCCGGAGCTGCACCGCCGGGCCGCCGCCTACCGGATCAACGGCGTACGGGTGGACGGCACCGATGTGCTCGCGGTGCGCGAGGCGGCCCGCGAGGCCGTCCGGCTCGCCCGCGAGGAGCACCGGCCCACCCTGCTGGAGACCGTCAGCCACCGGCTGCGCGGCCACTCCGTGGTGGACCCGGCCCGCTACCGGGACCCCGAGGAGGCCGCCCGGGCCGCCACCGCCGACCCGCTGCCCGCGCTGCGCGCCCGGCTCGCCGCCGACGGCGCGCTGGACGACGCCGGGTGGGAGGCGATGGACGCGGCGGTGCGCCAGGAGGTCGCGCGGGCCGCGGAGTTCGCGGAGAACAGCCCGCACCCGGCGGTGGAGACGCTCTTCGACCACACCTACGCCACCCCGGTACCCAACAGCGAGCCCCGGCTGCCCGCCGACGCGCTCTTCCCGCAGCCGCTCTAG
- a CDS encoding GntR family transcriptional regulator has protein sequence MTESSPSTSTALVRGSLRDQIRQMIVDGLVSGRWQPGDRIVERRIAAELEVSQAPVREALRELETLRIVESSPNKGARVRAFTADDLAEIYPVRAGLEQVAAELALPRLSGDVTALEHHLARMRQATDTAAQVRNIFAFHREIVRAAGNAVLLHSWESLGLEVWTAVGLRLRGLTLAEEAADHEPIVAAFRRGDPAIGTLLRDHVLGCATAEAHPAA, from the coding sequence ATGACCGAGTCCTCGCCGTCCACCTCCACCGCCCTGGTGCGCGGCTCGTTGCGCGACCAGATCCGGCAGATGATCGTCGACGGGCTGGTGTCCGGCCGCTGGCAGCCCGGCGACCGCATCGTGGAGCGCCGGATCGCCGCCGAGCTGGAGGTGAGCCAGGCGCCGGTGCGCGAGGCGCTGCGCGAGCTGGAGACGCTGCGCATCGTGGAGTCCTCGCCCAACAAGGGGGCCCGGGTGCGCGCCTTCACCGCCGACGACCTTGCCGAGATCTACCCGGTACGGGCCGGCCTGGAGCAGGTGGCGGCCGAGCTGGCGCTGCCCCGGCTGTCCGGGGACGTCACCGCGCTCGAACACCACCTGGCCCGGATGCGGCAGGCCACCGACACCGCCGCCCAGGTGCGCAACATCTTCGCCTTCCACCGGGAGATCGTCCGCGCGGCCGGCAACGCCGTGCTGCTGCACTCCTGGGAGTCGCTGGGCCTGGAGGTGTGGACGGCGGTGGGCCTGCGGCTGCGCGGGCTGACGCTGGCCGAGGAGGCGGCCGACCACGAGCCGATCGTCGCCGCGTTCCGCCGGGGCGATCCGGCCATCGGCACGCTGCTCCGCGACCACGTGCTCGGCTGCGCGACGGCCGAGGCGCACCCGGCGGCGTAA
- the ffh gene encoding signal recognition particle protein: MFDTLSDRLAATFKNLRGKGRLSEADIDATAREIRIALLEADVALPVVRAFIKQVKERSLGAEVSQALNPAQQVVKIVNEELVGILGGETRRLRLAKNPPTVIMLAGLQGAGKTTLAGKLGRWLKGQGHAPLLVACDLQRPNAVNQLSVVAERAGVAVYAPEPGNGVGDPVKVAKDSIEYARTKQYDVVIVDTAGRLGIDQELMQQAADIRDAVSPDETLFVVDAMIGQDAVNTAQAFLDGVGFDGVVLSKLDGDARGGAALSVAHVTGRQIMFASNGEKLDDFDAFHPDRMASRILGMGDVLSLIEKAEQTFSQAEAEKMAAKLAKGPKEFTLDDFLQQMEQVRKMGSISKLLGMLPGMGQMRDQINNLDERDVDRTAAIIKSMTPAERQDPTIINGSRRARIAKGSGVEVGAVKNLVERFFDARKMMSRMAQGGMPGMPGMPGLGGPGKKKKQTKPAKGKRRSGNPLKRAQEEAAAAARREAQQQGGAFNLPADGEDFELPEEFKKFMG; encoded by the coding sequence GTGTTCGACACTCTTTCCGACCGCCTCGCAGCGACGTTCAAGAACCTCAGGGGCAAGGGCCGTCTGTCCGAGGCGGACATCGACGCCACGGCCCGGGAGATCCGCATCGCGCTGCTGGAGGCGGACGTCGCGCTGCCCGTGGTGCGCGCCTTCATCAAGCAGGTCAAGGAACGCTCGCTCGGCGCCGAGGTCTCCCAGGCGCTCAACCCGGCCCAGCAGGTCGTCAAGATCGTCAACGAGGAGCTCGTCGGCATCCTCGGCGGCGAGACCCGCCGGCTGCGGCTGGCCAAGAACCCCCCGACGGTGATCATGCTGGCCGGCCTCCAGGGCGCCGGCAAGACCACCCTGGCCGGCAAGCTCGGCCGCTGGCTCAAGGGCCAGGGCCACGCCCCGCTGCTGGTCGCCTGCGACCTCCAGCGCCCCAACGCCGTCAACCAGCTCTCCGTGGTCGCCGAACGCGCCGGCGTCGCCGTCTACGCCCCCGAGCCCGGCAACGGCGTCGGCGACCCGGTCAAGGTCGCCAAGGACTCGATCGAGTACGCCCGCACCAAGCAGTACGACGTGGTGATCGTCGACACCGCCGGCCGCCTCGGCATCGACCAGGAGCTGATGCAGCAGGCCGCCGACATCCGCGACGCGGTCTCCCCGGACGAGACGCTCTTCGTGGTCGACGCCATGATCGGCCAGGACGCGGTCAACACCGCGCAGGCGTTCCTCGACGGCGTCGGCTTCGACGGCGTCGTCCTCTCCAAGCTCGACGGCGACGCCCGCGGCGGTGCCGCCCTCTCGGTGGCCCACGTCACCGGCCGGCAGATCATGTTCGCCTCCAACGGCGAGAAGCTGGACGACTTCGACGCGTTCCACCCGGACCGCATGGCGTCCCGCATCCTCGGCATGGGCGACGTCCTCAGCCTGATCGAGAAGGCCGAGCAGACCTTCAGCCAGGCCGAGGCCGAGAAGATGGCCGCCAAGCTGGCCAAGGGCCCCAAGGAGTTCACCCTCGACGACTTCCTCCAGCAGATGGAGCAGGTCCGCAAGATGGGCTCGATCTCCAAGCTGCTCGGGATGCTCCCCGGGATGGGCCAGATGCGGGACCAGATCAACAACCTCGACGAGCGCGACGTCGACCGCACCGCCGCCATCATCAAGTCGATGACCCCGGCCGAACGCCAGGACCCCACGATCATCAACGGCTCGCGCCGCGCCCGGATCGCCAAGGGCTCCGGCGTCGAGGTCGGCGCGGTCAAGAACCTCGTCGAGCGGTTCTTCGACGCCCGCAAGATGATGTCCAGGATGGCCCAGGGCGGCATGCCGGGCATGCCCGGCATGCCCGGCCTCGGCGGCCCCGGCAAGAAGAAGAAGCAGACCAAGCCGGCCAAGGGCAAGCGGCGCAGCGGCAACCCGCTCAAGCGCGCCCAGGAGGAGGCGGCAGCCGCCGCCCGGCGCGAGGCCCAGCAGCAGGGCGGCGCCTTCAACCTCCCCGCCGACGGCGAGGACTTCGAACTCCCCGAAGAGTTCAAGAAGTTCATGGGCTGA
- a CDS encoding GNAT family N-acetyltransferase — MSDQRAVRVHVRPPRPSDAEAYTQAVLRSAEHIGAWNPVEPDGFPELLRKQGPTLRTFLILDEEDGGLVGKCNVSNIVRGRFRNASLGYDSYLPYAGTGRMTEGMRKVVDLCFARPSPTTTREGGPSGRLLTHPDGLALHRLEISVQPGNTRSIALAKRLGFRYEGFSPRMLYINDAWRDHERFALTAEEWPGV, encoded by the coding sequence ATGAGCGACCAACGGGCCGTACGCGTCCACGTACGGCCGCCCCGGCCCTCCGACGCCGAGGCGTACACCCAGGCGGTGCTGCGCTCCGCCGAGCACATCGGCGCCTGGAACCCCGTCGAGCCGGACGGCTTCCCCGAGCTGCTGCGCAAGCAGGGCCCGACGCTGCGCACCTTCCTCATCCTCGACGAGGAGGACGGCGGCCTGGTCGGCAAGTGCAACGTGTCCAACATCGTCCGCGGCCGGTTCCGCAACGCCAGCCTCGGCTACGACTCCTACCTGCCGTACGCCGGCACCGGGCGGATGACCGAGGGCATGCGCAAGGTGGTCGACCTGTGCTTCGCCCGCCCGTCGCCCACCACCACCCGTGAAGGAGGCCCTTCGGGCCGCTTGCTGACTCACCCCGACGGCCTCGCGCTGCACCGGCTGGAGATCAGCGTGCAGCCCGGGAACACGCGTTCCATCGCGCTGGCCAAGCGGCTCGGCTTCCGGTACGAGGGGTTCTCGCCGCGGATGCTGTACATCAACGACGCGTGGCGTGATCACGAGCGGTTCGCCCTGACGGCCGAGGAGTGGCCGGGCGTCTGA
- the ftsH gene encoding ATP-dependent zinc metalloprotease FtsH, which translates to MSNPVPPRSSPDQPWRSEGAPPGPPGRRRRRLGSWWSLLIAAVLVFIVTDALLSYFGGASTRSISYTEFGRQLGSGNIGKIYAKGDAIQGQLKNPAPVPGGKGTYRKFSTQRPSFADDRLWAQLTREHVTVTAEPVVQQRGFWSNLLISLAPILVLVVVWLAIAKRLGGAIGGLPFGRKPPPKPVTPNGHKRTTFADVAGIDEVEAELSEVVDFLKHPDAYRALGARMPRGVLLAGPPGTGKTLLARAVAGEADVPFFSASASEFIEMIVGVGAGRVRELFAEARRYAPAIIFIDEIDTIGRTRGAAGGVGGHDEREQTLNQILTEMDGFSGSEGVVVLAATNRADVLDPALLRPGRFDRVVTVSPPDRAGREAILRIHTRDVPLAPDVDLARIARATPGMTGAELSNLANEAALLAVKRRRDSVRQTELSEALEKVQLGAERPLVMPAAERRRTAYHESGHALLGMVQPGADPVRKVTIVPRGRALGVTLSTPEADRYAYTEEYLRGRIIGALGGMAAEHIVFSEITTGSENDLEQVTRIVRGMVGRWGMSERVGRLSAVPEDAQQPYGLVAAPGTLDAVDAEMRRIVDDCYEDACRLLTENRHRLDALAAALLERETLEEAEAYRAAGIPRHTRAEDSGPGREPPPPDTE; encoded by the coding sequence ATGAGCAACCCGGTCCCGCCCCGCAGCAGCCCCGACCAGCCGTGGCGGTCCGAGGGCGCGCCGCCCGGGCCGCCGGGCCGGCGCCGCCGACGGCTGGGCAGCTGGTGGTCGCTGCTGATCGCCGCCGTCCTGGTGTTCATCGTCACCGACGCCCTGCTGTCGTACTTCGGCGGCGCCTCGACCCGGTCGATCTCCTACACCGAGTTCGGCCGGCAGCTCGGCTCCGGCAACATCGGCAAGATCTACGCCAAGGGCGACGCCATCCAGGGCCAGCTGAAGAACCCGGCACCGGTGCCCGGCGGCAAGGGCACCTACCGCAAGTTCAGCACCCAGCGGCCCTCCTTCGCCGACGACCGGCTGTGGGCCCAGCTCACCCGCGAACACGTCACCGTCACCGCCGAACCCGTGGTGCAGCAGCGCGGCTTCTGGTCCAACCTGCTGATCTCGCTGGCCCCCATACTCGTGCTGGTGGTGGTCTGGCTGGCGATCGCCAAACGGCTCGGCGGCGCCATCGGCGGACTGCCGTTCGGCCGCAAACCACCGCCCAAGCCGGTCACCCCCAACGGCCACAAACGCACCACCTTCGCCGACGTGGCCGGCATCGACGAGGTCGAGGCCGAACTGAGCGAAGTGGTCGACTTCCTCAAGCACCCCGACGCCTACCGCGCCCTCGGCGCCCGGATGCCCCGAGGCGTGCTGCTCGCCGGACCGCCCGGCACCGGCAAGACGCTGCTCGCCCGCGCCGTGGCCGGCGAGGCGGACGTGCCGTTCTTCTCCGCCTCCGCCTCCGAGTTCATCGAGATGATCGTCGGTGTCGGCGCCGGACGGGTACGCGAGCTGTTCGCCGAGGCCCGCCGGTACGCCCCGGCGATCATCTTCATCGACGAGATCGACACCATCGGCCGCACCCGCGGCGCGGCCGGCGGCGTCGGCGGCCACGACGAACGCGAACAGACCCTCAACCAGATCCTCACCGAGATGGACGGCTTCTCCGGCTCCGAGGGCGTCGTGGTCCTCGCCGCCACCAACCGGGCCGACGTCCTCGACCCGGCCCTGCTGCGCCCCGGCCGCTTCGACCGCGTCGTCACCGTCAGCCCGCCGGACCGGGCCGGCCGCGAGGCGATCCTGCGCATCCACACCCGCGACGTCCCCCTCGCCCCCGACGTCGACCTGGCCCGCATCGCCCGCGCCACCCCCGGCATGACCGGCGCCGAACTGTCCAACCTCGCCAACGAGGCGGCCCTGCTCGCCGTCAAACGCCGCCGCGACAGCGTCCGCCAGACCGAGCTGTCCGAGGCGCTGGAGAAGGTCCAACTCGGCGCCGAACGCCCGCTGGTGATGCCGGCCGCCGAACGCCGCCGCACCGCCTACCACGAAAGCGGCCACGCGCTGCTCGGCATGGTCCAGCCCGGCGCCGACCCGGTGCGCAAGGTCACCATCGTGCCGCGCGGCCGGGCGCTCGGGGTGACCCTGTCCACCCCGGAGGCCGACCGCTACGCCTACACCGAGGAATACCTGCGCGGCCGGATCATCGGCGCCCTCGGCGGGATGGCCGCCGAACACATCGTCTTCTCCGAGATCACCACCGGCTCCGAGAACGACCTGGAGCAGGTCACCCGCATCGTGCGCGGCATGGTCGGCCGCTGGGGCATGAGCGAGCGCGTCGGCCGCCTGTCCGCCGTCCCCGAGGACGCCCAGCAGCCGTACGGGCTGGTGGCCGCCCCCGGCACGCTGGACGCCGTCGACGCCGAGATGCGCCGCATCGTCGACGACTGCTACGAGGACGCCTGCCGGCTGCTCACCGAGAACCGGCACCGCCTCGACGCCCTCGCCGCCGCCCTGCTGGAACGCGAGACGCTGGAGGAGGCCGAGGCGTACCGCGCGGCCGGCATCCCCCGGCACACCCGCGCCGAGGACTCCGGCCCCGGCCGCGAACCCCCGCCGCCCGACACGGAGTGA
- a CDS encoding class I SAM-dependent methyltransferase, whose protein sequence is MTPTLAPGHVAPGHSPAGHPRTTPGATGDPAGGVPAGTAPGWTGRDLGAARSRVRDWAEIQERMLVPLVEAVYARLDVGAATRLLAVGCGSGLALLMAAARGAEVTGYESDGARLALARERLLGPVRPDRPAGFRPRLLPGHPERAADGAAFTMVTVFEAAFTGGAPVPSAAVAPAAALAADGSPVVLAGWGPPERCATTGVLRSAGGTAGTGADDRDELETAARDAGLRPDGSGRVSCPFAYPDLDSAVRGLLSTGLLDAAVAADATQTRKELTEALQPYRRPDGTVRMENVLRYLIARA, encoded by the coding sequence ATGACACCCACGCTCGCACCCGGGCACGTCGCGCCCGGACACTCCCCCGCCGGACACCCGCGAACCACCCCCGGCGCGACCGGTGATCCGGCGGGCGGCGTACCGGCCGGCACCGCACCGGGCTGGACCGGGCGGGACCTGGGCGCCGCGCGGTCGCGGGTCCGGGACTGGGCGGAGATCCAGGAACGCATGCTGGTGCCGCTGGTGGAGGCGGTGTACGCGCGGCTGGACGTGGGCGCGGCCACCCGGCTGCTGGCGGTGGGCTGCGGCTCGGGGCTGGCGCTGCTGATGGCGGCGGCCCGGGGCGCCGAGGTGACCGGTTACGAGTCCGACGGGGCCCGGCTGGCGCTGGCCCGGGAGCGGCTGCTGGGCCCGGTGCGCCCCGACCGGCCGGCCGGCTTCCGCCCGCGGCTGCTGCCCGGCCACCCCGAACGGGCCGCGGACGGGGCGGCGTTCACCATGGTGACCGTCTTCGAGGCGGCGTTCACCGGGGGCGCTCCGGTGCCGTCGGCGGCGGTGGCCCCGGCGGCGGCGTTGGCGGCGGACGGCAGCCCGGTGGTGCTGGCCGGCTGGGGTCCGCCGGAGCGGTGCGCCACCACCGGGGTGCTGCGGTCCGCCGGGGGCACCGCGGGGACCGGGGCGGACGACCGGGACGAGTTGGAGACGGCGGCCCGGGACGCCGGGCTGCGGCCGGACGGATCCGGCCGGGTCTCCTGCCCGTTCGCCTACCCGGACCTCGACAGCGCGGTGCGCGGGCTGCTCTCCACCGGGCTGCTGGACGCGGCGGTGGCGGCCGACGCGACGCAGACCCGCAAGGAGCTGACCGAGGCGCTCCAGCCGTACCGGCGGCCGGACGGCACGGTGCGGATGGAGAACGTGCTGCGGTATCTGATCGCCCGCGCCTGA
- the proS gene encoding proline--tRNA ligase, whose amino-acid sequence MAKAPVLTPQADDFPRWYQDLITKAELADNGPVRGTMVIRPYGYGLWERMQQEMDARIKQAGASNAYFPLFIPQSYLTREAEHVEGFAPELAVVTHGGGKELEEPVVVRPTSETIINEYFSKWVQSYRDLPLLINQWANVVRWELRPRVFLRTSEFLWQEGHTAHASYEDARDYAARIHTDVYGDFMTNVLGIDVVLGRKTAKERFAGAINTLTLEAMMGDGKALQMGTSHELGQNFAKAFNTQYLSKDGQQELVWQTSWGVSTRMVGGLIMSHGDDNGLRVPPRLAPVQAVVLAIKGDDAVIAKVREIGDRLRAAGVRVTVDDRTDTPFGRRAVDWELKGVPVRIEVGPRDLENGTAMLARRIPGGKEPVAVDTLPEVVPAVLEEDQALLLAQSRERRESRTADVTTLAEAAEAAATGWARIPWSELGPEGEAKLAEQGVTVRCLIAEDGTVPTADDAPGTLALVARAY is encoded by the coding sequence ATGGCAAAGGCACCCGTTCTCACGCCCCAGGCGGACGACTTCCCCCGCTGGTACCAGGACCTGATCACCAAGGCCGAGCTGGCCGACAACGGCCCGGTGCGCGGCACCATGGTCATCCGGCCGTACGGGTACGGGCTGTGGGAGCGGATGCAGCAGGAGATGGACGCCCGCATCAAGCAGGCCGGCGCCAGCAACGCCTACTTCCCGCTCTTCATCCCGCAGTCGTACCTGACCCGGGAGGCCGAGCACGTCGAGGGGTTCGCCCCCGAACTCGCGGTGGTCACCCACGGCGGCGGCAAGGAGCTGGAGGAGCCGGTGGTCGTCCGGCCCACCTCCGAGACCATCATCAACGAGTACTTCTCCAAGTGGGTCCAGAGCTACCGCGACCTGCCGCTGCTGATCAACCAGTGGGCCAACGTGGTCCGCTGGGAGCTGCGCCCCCGGGTCTTCCTGCGCACCAGCGAGTTCCTGTGGCAGGAGGGGCACACCGCGCACGCCAGCTACGAGGACGCCCGCGACTACGCCGCCCGCATCCACACCGACGTCTACGGCGACTTCATGACCAACGTCCTCGGCATCGACGTGGTGCTGGGCCGCAAGACCGCCAAGGAACGTTTCGCGGGCGCCATCAACACCCTCACGCTGGAAGCGATGATGGGTGACGGCAAGGCCCTCCAGATGGGCACCAGCCACGAACTCGGCCAGAACTTCGCCAAGGCGTTCAACACCCAGTACCTGTCCAAGGACGGGCAGCAGGAGCTGGTCTGGCAGACCTCCTGGGGCGTCTCCACCCGCATGGTCGGCGGGCTGATCATGTCGCACGGCGACGACAACGGGCTGCGGGTGCCGCCGCGCCTCGCCCCCGTCCAGGCCGTGGTCCTCGCCATCAAGGGCGACGACGCGGTGATCGCCAAGGTCCGGGAGATCGGCGACCGGCTGCGCGCGGCCGGGGTCCGGGTCACCGTCGACGACCGCACCGACACCCCGTTCGGCCGCCGCGCGGTGGACTGGGAGCTCAAGGGCGTCCCGGTGCGCATCGAGGTCGGCCCGCGCGACCTGGAGAACGGCACCGCGATGCTGGCCCGCCGCATCCCCGGCGGCAAGGAGCCGGTCGCCGTGGACACCCTGCCCGAGGTGGTCCCCGCCGTGCTGGAGGAGGACCAGGCGCTGCTGCTCGCCCAGTCCCGCGAGCGCCGCGAGTCCCGCACCGCGGATGTGACCACCCTCGCCGAGGCCGCCGAGGCCGCCGCCACCGGCTGGGCCCGCATCCCCTGGTCCGAGCTGGGCCCGGAGGGCGAGGCCAAGCTCGCCGAGCAGGGCGTCACCGTGCGCTGCCTGATCGCCGAGGACGGCACGGTGCCCACCGCCGACGACGCCCCCGGCACCCTGGCGCTGGTCGCCCGCGCCTACTGA
- the rpsP gene encoding 30S ribosomal protein S16, translating to MAVKIKLKRLGKIRSPHYRIVVADSRTRRDGRAIEEIGLYHPMENPSRIEVDGERAQYWLGVGAQPTEPVLAILKKTGDWQKFKGEAAPAPLLVAEPKADKRALFEAAAKEAADEPKGEAITPKAKKTEKKAEEGTEGEQSPAESTES from the coding sequence GTGGCAGTCAAGATCAAGCTGAAGCGTCTGGGCAAGATCCGTTCGCCTCACTACCGCATCGTCGTCGCCGACTCCCGTACCCGCCGTGACGGCCGGGCCATCGAGGAGATCGGCCTGTACCACCCGATGGAGAACCCCTCGCGGATCGAGGTCGACGGCGAGCGCGCGCAGTACTGGCTCGGTGTCGGCGCCCAGCCGACCGAGCCCGTCCTGGCGATCCTGAAGAAGACCGGCGACTGGCAGAAGTTCAAGGGCGAGGCCGCCCCGGCTCCGCTGCTCGTCGCCGAGCCCAAGGCCGACAAGCGCGCGCTCTTCGAGGCCGCCGCCAAGGAGGCCGCGGACGAGCCCAAGGGTGAGGCCATCACCCCGAAGGCGAAGAAGACCGAGAAGAAGGCCGAAGAGGGCACCGAGGGCGAGCAGTCCCCGGCCGAGTCCACCGAGTCCTGA
- a CDS encoding RNA-binding protein, producing the protein MLEEALEHLVKGIVEHPDDVQVASRTLRRGRVLEVRVHPDDLGKVIGRNGRTARALRTVVGALGGRGVRVDLVDVDQVR; encoded by the coding sequence ATGCTTGAGGAGGCTCTTGAGCACCTCGTGAAGGGCATTGTCGAGCACCCTGACGATGTGCAGGTCGCCTCGCGCACCCTGCGCCGGGGGCGTGTGCTGGAGGTCCGGGTCCACCCCGACGACCTCGGCAAGGTGATCGGCCGCAACGGCCGCACCGCCCGCGCCCTGCGGACCGTCGTAGGCGCGCTCGGCGGACGTGGCGTCCGCGTCGACCTCGTCGACGTCGACCAGGTCCGCTGA
- the rimM gene encoding ribosome maturation factor RimM (Essential for efficient processing of 16S rRNA) produces the protein MQLVVGRIGRAHGIKGEVTVEVRTDEPELRLAPGAVLLTDPASTGPLTIESGRVHSGRLLLRFAGVADRNAAEALRNTLLIAEVDPEETPEDPEEFYDHQLIDLDVVTTDGTEVGRITEISHLPYHDLLVVARPDGGEIMVPFVTEIVPEIDLAAQRAVIDPPPGLLDPGAAEVATARGAEDGNEDQGEDQGGA, from the coding sequence GTGCAACTCGTAGTGGGCCGGATCGGCCGCGCCCATGGGATCAAGGGCGAAGTGACGGTCGAGGTGCGCACCGACGAGCCCGAACTGCGGCTCGCCCCCGGTGCCGTCCTGCTGACCGACCCCGCCTCCACCGGGCCGCTGACCATCGAGTCCGGCCGGGTGCACAGCGGCCGGCTGCTGCTGCGCTTCGCGGGCGTCGCCGACCGCAACGCCGCCGAGGCGCTGCGCAACACCCTCCTGATCGCCGAGGTCGACCCCGAGGAGACCCCGGAGGACCCGGAGGAGTTCTACGACCACCAGCTGATCGACCTCGACGTGGTCACCACCGACGGCACCGAGGTCGGCCGGATCACCGAGATCAGCCATCTGCCCTACCACGACCTGCTGGTCGTGGCGCGTCCGGACGGCGGCGAGATCATGGTCCCGTTCGTCACGGAGATCGTCCCGGAGATCGACCTGGCGGCGCAGCGGGCCGTCATCGACCCGCCGCCCGGCCTGCTGGACCCCGGCGCCGCCGAGGTGGCCACCGCCCGCGGCGCCGAGGACGGGAACGAGGACCAGGGCGAGGACCAGGGCGGCGCCTGA